A genomic region of Eucalyptus grandis isolate ANBG69807.140 chromosome 5, ASM1654582v1, whole genome shotgun sequence contains the following coding sequences:
- the LOC104445100 gene encoding LOW QUALITY PROTEIN: protein SRG1 (The sequence of the model RefSeq protein was modified relative to this genomic sequence to represent the inferred CDS: inserted 1 base in 1 codon) yields the protein METQLNIPGRLLHMPCVQDVMKENPTTVPERYVSSDLEPPMIMDACSGLQVPVIDLGRLVSEDCSKLELKKLHHACKDWGFFQLINHEVSPKLIEEVKKGTEELFNMPMEEKKKFWQRDGESGGFGQAFVFSEDQKLDWADIFRMFTLPASMRKPHLFPKLPLPFRDDLDAYSKETKALAIKLLYLMAKALGMEAKDLEXVFEDGMQSMRMNYYPPCPQPELVMGLNSHSDGDAVTILLQVNEMEGLQIRKDGKWVPVKPLPGAFIINVGDVVEIITNGIYQSIEHRATVNAVKERISIATFFSPRMDAEIGPASSLITSETPPMFRRITAAEHLKGYLSRELNGKAYLDAMRVQNNET from the exons ATGGAGACGCAGTTGAACATACCAGGGAGGTTGCTCCACATGCCATGTGTTCAGGACGTAATGAAGGAGAACCCGACCACGGTCCCGGAGAGATATGTCAGCAGCGATCTAGAGCCTCCCATGATCATGGACGCTTGTTCTGGCTTGCAGGTCCCCGTGATTGACTTGGGGAGGTTGGTTTCGGAGGACTGCTCGAAGCTAGAGCTCAAGAAGCTGCACCATGCGTGCAAAGACTGGGGCTTCTTTCAG CTGATAAATCATGAAGTGAGCCCTAAGTTGATAGAGGAAGTGAAGAAGGGGACCGAAGAGCTGTTCAACATGCcaatggaagagaagaagaagttttGGCAGAGAGACGGCGAATCGGGCGGCTTCGGACAGGCCTTTGTGTTCTCGGAAGACCAAAAGCTTGATTGGGCTGACATCTTCCGCATGTTCACTCTCCCTGCTTCTATGAGGAAGCCTCACTTATTTCCCAAACTCCCCCTTCCCTTCAG AGACGATCTGGACGCCTACTCGAAGGAAACAAAAGCCCTAGCAATAAAGCTCCTCTACCTCATGGCGAAGGCCTTAGGAATGGAAGCAAAGGACCTTG GGGTGTTCGAAGATGGGATGCAATCGATGAGGATGAATTATTACCCGCCGTGTCCGCAACCCGAGCTCGTGATGGGCCTAAACTCTCACTCTGATGGCGACGCGGTTACCATCCTCCTCCAGGTCAACGAAATGGAGGGCCTCCAGATAAGGAAAGATGGGAAGTGGGTTCCTGTGAAACCTCTCCCCGGTGCTTTCATCATCAATGTTGGAGACGTTGTTGAG ATTATAACAAATGGGATTTACCAGAGCATCGAGCATCGAGCAACAGTGAATGCAGTGAAGGAGAGGATCTCCATTGCAACGTTCTTCAGTCCGAGAATGGATGCTGAGATCGGTCCTGCGTCGAGCCTCATCACCTCAGAGACCCCGCCAATGTTCAGGAGGATAACAGCGGCAGAACATCTGAAGGGCTATCTATCAAGGGAGCTCAACGGAAAAGCTTATCTCGACGCCATGAGGGTTCAGAACAACGAAACCTAG